In Balearica regulorum gibbericeps isolate bBalReg1 chromosome 14, bBalReg1.pri, whole genome shotgun sequence, one genomic interval encodes:
- the LOC142603802 gene encoding protocadherin gamma-B5-like translates to MAGGPGPGRVPVPVPVPSRGRAAGRVLLAALLLGLWCRASPERIRYAIPEELGRGSLVGPLARDLGLSPAELPARKLRLSAEKQYFTVSEETGNLYVSERLDREELCGESASCSVSFEALVQNPLNVFHVEVAIQDVNDNAPAFSKPALDLEIGEWTLPGARFPLEMARDADVGSNSLLTYQLTGDSSFSLAVKESPDGSKQPELVLERALDREKQSSFQLALTAVDGGEPVRSGTVQVRVNVTDANDNAPVFSKGVYEARVRENLPAGSLVLRVRATDADAGSNGRVSYSFGNVPDGVRALFSVDSASGEVRTAGPLDFEERSKYGFGLEARDGGGLTAHCKVQIDITDENDNAPEITMLSVSSPVPEDAPAGTVVAVVKVRDRDSGENGQVWCELWGEAPLSIVASSGGSYKVVTSSALDREQAAEHRVTVVARDRGSPALSSRTALVLDVSDVNDNAPVFEEAAYSAYVAENNAAGAPVLRVRARDADAGANGRVSYWLAGGSAGAAPYVSVEARSGAVYAQRSFDYEQCREFAVAVRAQDGGAPARSSTATVRVFVLDRNDNAPRVLWPAAGAGAAGAAGSGAGAGSAPVPAAAPFEVVPRSAEAGYLVAKVVAVDADAGRNAWLSYELVQAPEPALFRVGLHSGEVRTARAVSERDAAKQRLVAVVKDHGQPALSATATLHVVLAESLQEALPELSERAAGADSPAELQFYLVLALALLSALFLLSVALAVLARVRGAGPPAVLRCLGAQRFSVAGAAFPADFCEGTLPYSYNLCVAPGRAVAEAAWLPPPPPLPSLPAEELLGGEPCGKRSPSSSAGAGEPPADPDAPQVCKPARSLSLSLSQPHAQADALRCAAGALHGLPDLSFHERMTHSCAVSLLAAGSVERFLPSSLCWRKCYRYAVAPG, encoded by the coding sequence AtggcgggcgggccggggccggggcgtgtgccggtgccggtgccggtgccgagCCGCGGGCGAGCAGCCGGGCGAGTGCTGCTGGCCGCTTTGCTGCTGGGCTTGTGGTGCCGGGCGTCGCCGGAGCGGATCCGCTACGCCATCCccgaggagctgggcagaggctCGCTGGTGGGGCCGCTGGCGCGGGACCTGGGGCTGAGCCCGGCCGAGCTGCCGGCACGCAAGCTGCGGCTCAGCGCGGAGAAGCAATACTTCACGGTGAGCGAGGAGACCGGGAACCTGTACGTGAGCGAGCGGCTGGACCGGGAGGAGCTGTGCGGCGAGTCGGCGTCCTGCTCCGTCAGCTTCGAGGCGCTGGTGCAGAACCCGCTGAACGTTTTCCACGTCGAGGTGGCCATCCAGGACGTCAACGACAACGCACCGGCCTTCAGCAAGCCTGCTCTGGACCTGGAGATTGGTGAATGGACGCTTCCCGGTGCTCGTTTCCCGCTGGAGATGGCCCGAGACGCGGACGTGGGCAGCAACTCGCTGCTGACTTACCAGCTCACTGGCGACTCGTCCTTCTCGCTGGCCGTCAAGGAGAGCCCGGATGGAAGCAAGCAGCCGGAATTAGTGCTGGAGAGAGCGCTGGACCGTGAGAAGCAGAGCTCCTTTCAGCTGGCGCTGACGGCGGTGGATGGCGGGGAGCCGGTGAGGTCCGGGACGGTGCAGGTTCGCGTCAACGTGACGGACGCCAACGACAACGCGCCCGTGTTCAGCAAAGGCGTCTACGAGGCGCGAGTGCGGGAGAATCTGCCGGCGGGGTCGCTGGTGCTGCGCGTGCGAGCCACGGATGCGGACGCGGGCTCCAACGGGCGGGTCTCCTACTCCTTCGGCAACGTCCCGGACGGCGTCCGCGCCTTGTTCAGTGTCGACAGCGCCAGCGGCGAGGTCAGGACGGCGGGGCCGCTGGACTTCGAGGAGAGGAGCAAGTACGGGTTCGGCCTGGAGGCGAGGGACGGCGGCGGGCTGACGGCTCACTGCAAGGTGCAGATAGACATCACCGACGAGAACGACAACGCGCCCGAAATCACGATGCTGTCGGTGTCGAGCCCGGTGCCCGAGGACGCGCCGGCCGGCACGGTGGTGGCCGTGGTGAAAGTGCGGGACCGGGACTCCGGGGAGAACGGTCAGGTGTGGTGCGAGCTGTGGGGCGAGGCGCCGCTGTCGATCGTGGCGTCGTCGGGCGGCTCGTACAAGGTGGTGACGTCGAGCGCGCTGGACCGGGAGCAGGCGGCCGAGCACCGTGTGACGGTGGTGGCCCGGGACCGGGGCAGCCCGGCGCTGTCGAGCCGCACGGCGCTGGTGCTGGACGTGTCGGACGTGAACGACAACGCGCCGGTGTTCGAGGAGGCCGCCTACAGCGCCTACGTGGCGGAGAACAACGCGGCGGGCGCGCCGGTGCTGCGCGTGCGCGCGCGGGACGCGGACGCGGGCGCCAACGGGCGCGTGAGCTACTGGCTGGCGGGCGGCAGCGCGGGCGCGGCGCCGTACGTGTCGGTGgaggcgcggagcggcgcggtgTACGCGCAGCGCTCCTTCGACTACGAGCAGTGCCGCGAGTTCGCGGTGGCGGTGCGGGCGCAGGACGGCGGGGCGCCGGCGCGGAGCTCGACGGCGACGGTGCGCGTCTTCGTGCTGGACCGCAACGACAACGCGCCGCGGGTGCTGTggccggcggcgggcgcgggagcggcgggagcggcggggtCGGGGGCGGGAGCGGGGTCGGCGCCGGTCCCGGCCGCGGCGCCGTTCGAGGTGGTGCCGCGGTCGGCCGAGGCCGGGTACCTGGTGGCCAAGGTGGTGGCGGTGGACGCGGACGCGGGGCGCAACGCGTGGCTGTCGTACGAGCTGGTGCAGGCGCCGGAGCCGGCGCTGTTCCGCGTGGGGCTGCACAGCGGCGAGGTGCGCACGGCGCGGGCCGTGTCGGAGAGGGACGCGGCGAAGCAGCGGCTGGTGGCCGTGGTGAAGGACCACGGGCAGCCGGCGCTGTCGGCCACGGCCACGCTGCACGTGGTGCTGGCCGAGAGCTTGCAGGAGGCGCTGCCGGAGCTGAGCGAGCGGGCGGCGGGCGCCGACTCGCCGGCGGAGCTGCAGTTCTACCTGGTGCTGGCGCTGGCGCTCCTCTCGGCCCTCTTCCTGCTGAGCGTGGCGCTGGCCGTGCTGGCGCGGgtgcgcggggccgggccgcccgcCGTGCTGCGCTGCCTGGGCGCGCAGCGCTTCTCCGTGGCCGGCGCCGCCTTCCCGGCCGACTTCTGCGAGGGCACCTTGCCCTACTCCTACAACCTGTGCGTGGCGCCGGGACGCGCCGTCGCCGAGGCCGCTtggctgccgccgccgccgccgctgcccagCCTGCCCGCGGAGGAGCTTCTCGGCGGGGAGCCCTGCGGGAAGCGGAGCCCGAGCAGCAGCGCCGGCGCGGGAGAGCCGCCCGCCGACCCCGACGCACCGCAGGTCTGTAAGCCCGCGCGGTCCTTGTCCCTGAGCCTTTCCCAACCTCACGCCCAGGCTGATGCGCTgcgctgtgctgctggggcgCTGCATGGTCTTCCCGACCTCTCTTTCCACGAACGAATGACACACTCCTGTGCCGTGTCCTTGTTGGCCGCAGGCTCAGTGGAGAGGTTCTTGCCATCCAGCTTGTGCTGGAGAAAATGCTACAGGTATGCCGTAGCTCCGGGATAG
- the LOC142603900 gene encoding protocadherin gamma-A10-like, giving the protein MWAAGRRRGRRERALLWCVLVAAWEAARGQLRYSLPEEMPKGSFVGDVAKDLRLDLPALRHRGVRILDNGRTQYFALHGKTRHLVTAERIDREQLCESVQQCVLRCEVLVEGEMQVHGIEVEITDINDNAPSFRHAETDLRMSETTAPGSRFPLAEAHDPDAGSNSVRSYELSGDEHFSLAVQAGPGGDQRPELVLAKALDREAAAFHELVLRASDGGEPSRTGTARIRVAVLDANDNAPVFSQAEYTVRVPEDVPVGSVLVTLTATDADEGMNGHVKYSLKKITEKASQIFQLDAETGAITLLRSLDFEEISSHELEVQAHDGGELFDTAKVAITVTDVNDNAPELRVSSALSAISEDAPSGTVVALLHVQDRDSGANGEVRCSIAERLPFRLEKTFEEYYRVVTAEELDREKVSEYNVTVRAADGGSPSLWSSAVLALRVLDVNDNAPVFAEARYSARLPENNAAGALVLTVRAADADWGQNARVRYRLSEGRVRGAPLSSYVSVQAETGALYALRSFDYEEVREVGLWVRAEDGGAPALSSNVSVRLVIVDENDNAPQVLYPPPAPAPGAGWAGVELAPRSAEPGALVAKVVAVDADAGQNAWLSYELAKATEPGLFRVGLHSGEVRTARFPLARDAARQSLVVVVKDHGRPALSATATLTVVLAESVAELLSELGSAAAAAPGEPAGSLTRWLVVAVAAVSCLFLAFLLLLLALRLRRWRRSQLLAAGSGALRGVPASHFVGIDGVRAFLHSYSHEVSLTADSRKSQLRLSGGSCCDTLPARPPPDEPAPLLGEDPAGARRADPAAAPVSSSDRACSATLPSAAPPPFPPRRLLQSFAQQRALRCRLLLAGAERGSGGGSRSHELFGVDVSPD; this is encoded by the exons ATGTGGGCGGCGGGGAGACGGCGGGGCCGGCGTGAGCGAGCCCTGCTGTGGTGCGTGCTGGTGGCGGCGTGGGAGGCGGCGCGGGGGCAGCTGCGCTACTCGCTTCCCGAGGAGATGCCGAAGGGCTCGTTCGTGGGCGACGTGGCCAAGGACCTGAGGCTCGACCTGCCGGCGCTCCGACACCGCGGCGTCCGCATCTTGGATAACGGCCGGACGCAGTATTTCGCTCTGCACGGGAAGACGAGACATTTAGTGACGGCGGAGAGGATAgacagagagcagctctgcgAGAGCGTTCAGCAATGCGTGCTGCGGTGTGAGGTGTTAGTAGAGGGTGAAATGCAAGTTCACGGTATCGAAGTGGAAATCACGGACATTAACGACAACGCCCCCAGCTTCCGGCATGCAGAAACGGACCTGAGAATGAGCGAGACGACAGCGCCGGGGTCGCGGTTTCCCCTGGCCGAGGCTCACGACCCGGACGCGGGGTCGAATTCGGTGCGGAGCTACGAGCTGAGCGGCGACGAGCACTTCTCGCTGGCCGTGCAGGCGGGCCCCGGCGGGGATCAGCGTCCCGAGCTGGTGCTGGCGAAGGCGCTGGACCGGGAGGCGGCGGCGTTTCACGAGCTGGTGCTGAGGGCGAGCGACGGCGGCGAGCCGTCGCGGACGGGCACGGCGCGGATCCGCGTGGCCGTGCTGGACGCGAACGACAACGCGCCCGTGTTCAGCCAGGCGGAGTACACGGTGCGTGTGCCGGAGGACGTGCCCGTGGGCTCCGTCCTCGTCACCCTCACGGCCACCGACGCCGACGAGGGGATGAACGGGCACGTGAAATACTCCCTGAAGAAAATCACAGAGAAAGCCTCCCAGATTTTCCAGCTGGACGCCGAGACGGGAGCGATCACGCTGCTGCGGAGCCTGGACTTCGAGGAAATCTCCTCACATGAACTGGAGGTGCAGGCACATGACGGAGGAGAGCTTTTCGATACGGCGAAAGTCGCGATCACGGTGACAGACGTCAACGACAACGCGCCCGAACTGAGAGTGTCTTCGGCGCTGAGCGCGATCTCCGAGGACGCGCCGTCGGGGACGGTGGTGGCCCTGCTGCACGTGCAGGACCGGGACTCGGGGGCGAACGGCGAGGTGCGGTGCAGCATCGCGGAGCGGCTGCCGTTCCGCCTGGAGAAGACCTTTGAGGAGTACTACCGCGTGGTGACGGCCGAGGAGTTGGACCGTGAGAAGGTGTCGGAGTACAACGTGACGGTGCGGGCGGCGGACGGCGGGTCGCCGTCGCTGTGGAGCAGCGCGGTGCTGGCGCTGCGGGTGCTGGACGTGAACGACAACGCGCCGGTGTTCGCGGAGGCGCGCTACAGCGCCCGGCTGCCCGAGAACAACGCGGCGGGCGCGCTGGTGCTGACGGTGCGGGCGGCGGACGCGGACTGGGGGCAGAACGCGCGCGTGCGGTACCGGCTGTCGGAGGGGCGCGTGCGGGGCGCGCCGCTCTCGTCCTACGTGTCGGTGCAGGCGGAGACGGGCGCGCTGTACGCGCTGCGCTCCTTCGACTACGAGGAGGTGCGCGAGGTGGGGCTGTGGGTGCGGGCGGAGGACGGCGGCGCGCCGGCGCTGAGCAGCAACGTGTCGGTGCGGCTGGTGATCGTGGACGAGAACGACAACGCGCCGCAGGTGCTGTACCCGCCGCCGGCGCCGGCGCCGGGCGCGGGCTGGGCGGGCGTGGAGCTGGCGCCGCGCTCGGCCGAGCCCGGGGCGCTGGTGGCCAAGGTGGTGGCGGTGGACGCGGACGCGGGGCAGAACGCGTGGCTGTCGTACGAGCTGGCCAAGGCGACGGAGCCGGGGCTGTTCCGCGTGGGGCTGCACAGCGGCGAGGTGCGCACGGCGCGCTTCCCGCTGGCCCGCGACGCGGCGCGGCAGAgcctggtggtggtggtgaaggaCCACGGGCGGCCGGCGCTGTCGGCCACGGCCACGCTGACGGTGGTGCTGGCCGAGAGCGTGGCCGAGCTGCTGTCGGAGCtgggcagcgcggcggcggcggcgccgggcgaGCCGGCCGGCAGCCTGACGCGGTGGCTGGTGGTGGCCGTGGCCGCCGTGTCCTGCCTCTTCCTcgccttcctgctgctgctgctggcgctgCGCCTGCGGCGCTGGCGCCGCTCGCAGCTGctggcggcgggcagcggcgccTTGCGCGGCGTCCCGGCCTCGCACTTCGTGGGCATCGACGGCGTCCGCGCCTTCCTGCACTCCTACTCGCACGAGGTGTCGCTCACCGCCGACTCGCGCAAGAGCCAGCTCCGCTTGTCGGGCGGCAGCTGCTGCGACACcctcccggcccggccgccgcccgACGAGCCCGCGCCGCTGCTCGGGGAGGACCCTGCCGGCGCCCGCCGCGCCgaccccgccgctgccccggtGAGTTCCTCTGACCGCGCTTGCTCCGCGACGCTTCCCTCCGCTGCTCCTCCGCCCTTTCCCCCGCGCCGTCTTCTGCAAAGCTTCGCTCAGCAGCGCGCTCTGCGCTGCCGCCTCTTGCTCGCGGGCGCTGAACGTGGGAgtgggggaggcagcaggagc CATGAGCTCTTCGGGGTGGATGTGTCGCCCGATTAG
- the LOC142603901 gene encoding protocadherin gamma-A10-like has protein sequence MWAAGRRRGRRERALLWCVLVAAWEAARGQLRYSLPEEMPKGSFVGDVAKDLGLDLPALRHRGVRILDNGRTQYFSLHGKTGHLVTAERIDREQLCESVQQCVLRCEVIVEGEMQVHGIEVEITDINDNAPSFKEIELEERMSETTAPGSRFPLAEAHDPDAGSNSVRSYELSGDEHFSLAVQAGPGGDQRPELVLAKALDREAAAFHELVLRASDGGEPSRTGTARIRVAVLDANDNAPVFSQAEYTVRVPEDVPVGSVLVTLTATDADEGMNGHVKYSLKKITEKASQIFQLDAETGAITLLRSLDFENGDSYELVVQAHDAGGLSETAKVAITVTDVNDNAPELRVSSALSAISEDAPSGTVVALLHVQDRDSGANGEVRCSIAERLPFRLEKTFEEYYRVVTAEELDREKVSEYNVTVRAADGGSPSLWSSAVLALRVLDVNDNAPVFAEARYSARLPENNAAGALVLTVRAADADWGQNARVRYRLSEGRVRGAPLSSYVSVQAETGALYALRSFDYEEVREVGLWVRAEDGGAPALSSNVSVRLVIVDENDNAPQVLYPPPAPAPGAGWAGVELAPRSAEPGALVAKVVAVDADAGQNAWLSYELAKATEPGLFRVGLHSGEVRTARFPLARDAARQSLVVVVKDHGRPALSATATLTVVLAESVAELLSELGSAAAAAPGEPAGSLTRWLVVAVAAVSCFFLAFLLLLLALRLRRWRRSQLLAAGSGALRGVPASHFVGIDGVRAFLHSYSHEVSLTADSRKSQLRLSGGSCCDTLPARPPPDEPAPLLGEDPAGARRADPAAAPVSSSDRACSATLPSAAPPPFPPRRLLQSFAQQRALRCRLLLAGAERGSGGGSRSHELFGVDVSPD, from the exons ATGTGGGCGGCGGGGAGACGGCGGGGCCGGCGTGAGCGAGCCCTGCTGTGGTGCGTGCTGGTGGCGGCGTGGGAGGCGGCGCGGGGGCAGCTGCGCTACTCGCTTCCCGAGGAGATGCCGAAGGGCTCGTTCGTGGGCGACGTGGCCAAGGACCTGGGGCTCGACCTGCCGGCGCTCCGACACCGCGGCGTCCGCATCTTGGATAACGGCCGGACGCAGTATTTCTCTCTGCACGGGAAGACGGGACATTTAGTGACGGCGGAGAGGATAgacagagagcagctctgcgAGAGCGTTCAGCAATGCGTGCTGCGGTGTGAGGTGATCGTGGAGGGGGAAATGCAAGTTCACGGAATCGAAGTGGAAATCACGGACATTAACGACAACGCCCCCAGCTTCAAGGAAATCGAGCTGGAGGAGAGAATGAGCGAGACGACAGCGCCGGGGTCGCGGTTTCCCCTGGCCGAGGCTCACGACCCGGACGCGGGGTCGAATTCGGTGCGGAGCTACGAGCTGAGCGGCGACGAGCACTTCTCGCTGGCCGTGCAGGCGGGCCCCGGCGGGGATCAGCGTCCCGAGCTGGTGCTGGCGAAGGCGCTGGACCGGGAGGCGGCGGCGTTTCACGAGCTGGTGCTGAGGGCGAGCGACGGCGGCGAGCCGTCGCGGACGGGCACGGCGCGGATCCGCGTGGCCGTGCTGGACGCGAACGACAACGCGCCCGTGTTCAGCCAGGCGGAGTACACGGTGCGTGTGCCGGAGGACGTGCCCGTGGGCTCCGTCCTCGTCACCCTCACGGCCACCGACGCCGACGAGGGGATGAACGGGCACGTGAAATACTCCCTGAAGAAAATCACAGAGAAAGCCTCCCAGATTTTCCAGCTGGACGCCGAGACGGGAGCGATCACGCTGCTGCGGAGCCTGGACTTCGAGAATGGCGACTCCTACGAACTGGTGGTGCAGGCACATGACGCCGGCGGCCTTTCTGAAACGGCGAAAGTCGCGATCACGGTGACAGACGTCAACGACAACGCGCCCGAACTGAGAGTGTCGTCGGCGCTGAGCGCGATCTCCGAGGACGCGCCGTCGGGGACGGTGGTGGCCCTGCTGCACGTGCAGGACCGGGACTCGGGGGCGAACGGCGAGGTGCGGTGCAGCATCGCGGAGCGGCTGCCGTTCCGCCTGGAGAAGACCTTTGAGGAGTACTACCGCGTGGTGACGGCCGAGGAGTTGGACCGTGAGAAGGTGTCGGAGTACAACGTGACGGTGCGGGCGGCGGACGGCGGGTCGCCGTCGCTGTGGAGCAGCGCGGTGCTGGCGCTGCGGGTGCTGGACGTGAACGACAACGCGCCGGTGTTCGCGGAGGCGCGCTACAGCGCCCGGCTGCCCGAGAACAACGCGGCGGGCGCGCTGGTGCTGACGGTGCGGGCGGCGGACGCGGACTGGGGGCAGAACGCGCGCGTGCGGTACCGGCTGTCGGAGGGGCGCGTGCGGGGCGCGCCGCTCTCGTCCTACGTGTCGGTGCAGGCGGAGACGGGCGCGCTGTACGCGCTGCGCTCCTTCGACTACGAGGAGGTGCGCGAGGTGGGGCTGTGGGTGCGGGCGGAGGACGGCGGCGCGCCGGCGCTGAGCAGCAACGTGTCGGTGCGGCTGGTGATCGTGGACGAGAACGACAACGCGCCGCAGGTGCTGTACCCGCCGCCGGCGCCGGCGCCGGGCGCGGGCTGGGCGGGCGTGGAGCTGGCGCCGCGCTCGGCCGAGCCCGGGGCGCTGGTGGCCAAGGTGGTGGCGGTGGACGCGGACGCGGGGCAGAACGCGTGGCTGTCGTACGAGCTGGCCAAGGCGACGGAGCCGGGGCTGTTCCGCGTGGGGCTGCACAGCGGCGAGGTGCGCACGGCGCGCTTCCCGCTGGCCCGCGACGCGGCGCGGCAGAgcctggtggtggtggtgaaggaCCACGGGCGGCCGGCGCTGTCGGCCACGGCCACGCTGACGGTGGTGCTGGCCGAGAGCGTGGCCGAGCTGCTGTCGGAGCtgggcagcgcggcggcggcggcgccgggcgaGCCGGCCGGCAGCCTGACGCGGTGGCTGGTGGTGGCCGTGGCCGCCGtgtcctgcttcttcctcgccttcctgctgctgctgctggcgctgCGCCTGCGGCGCTGGCGCCGCTCGCAGCTGctggcggcgggcagcggcgccTTGCGCGGCGTCCCGGCCTCGCACTTCGTGGGCATCGACGGCGTCCGCGCCTTCCTGCACTCCTACTCGCACGAGGTGTCGCTCACCGCCGACTCGCGCAAGAGCCAGCTCCGCTTGTCGGGCGGCAGCTGCTGCGACACcctcccggcccggccgccgcccgACGAGCCCGCGCCGCTGCTCGGGGAGGACCCTGCCGGCGCCCGCCGCGCCgaccccgccgctgccccggtGAGTTCCTCTGACCGCGCTTGCTCCGCGACGCTTCCCTCCGCTGCTCCTCCGCCCTTTCCCCCGCGCCGTCTTCTGCAAAGCTTCGCTCAGCAGCGCGCTCTGCGCTGCCGCCTCTTGCTCGCGGGCGCTGAACGTGGGAgtgggggaggcagcaggagc CATGAGCTCTTCGGGGTGGATGTGTCGCCCGATTAG